CCGGGCTGGCCATAGGCGCCATTGTTGAACAGCGCGAAGAGGACGCCGCCCGTGCGCCTTGCCACCTCGGCCGCGCAAGCTTCCACGCTGTCGGGAAAGCGGTAATCGAGCGCGATGGCCTCCAGGCCTTCCTCTTCCAGCCGCTTCAGGTCTTCAGGTGTGCGTGCCGTCGCAAACACCCGGTAGCCACGCGCCTTCAGGCCCAGCGCGCACGTGTGGCCGATGCCCGTCGAGCAGCCGGTGATGAGGATGGACTTCTGGGTCATGGTGGCTTCCTACGCGGAGGAACGTGATTTGCACAGACGGACCGGCATCTGCCTTTTCAATGTCCCCTGGCCTTCGTCATGCCGACGGGAACACTCAATTCGCGCCGTCCAGCAGCCGCCGCGCGATCACCTGGGCCTGGATTTCGGCCGCGCCTTCGAAGATGTTGAGAATGCGCGCGTCGCACAGCACGCGGCTGATCGGGTATTCGAGCGCAAAGCCGTTGCCGCCGTGGATCTGCAGCGCGTTGTCGGCGTTGGCCCAGGCGACACGGGCGCCCAGCAGCTTTGCCATGCCGGCCTCCACGTCACAGCGGCGGCCCTCGTCCTTGGCGGCGGCGGCGCGATAGGTGAGAAGCCGCGCACCATGGGTCTCCGCCGCCATCAGCGCCAGCTTGTCGGCGACGCGCGGGAAGTGGATGAGACTCTTGCCGAACTGGACACGGTCCTGCGCATAGGAGAGGCCGAGGTCGAGCGCGTTCTGCGCCACGCCAACGGCCCGCGCCGCCGTCTGGATGCGGGCCGATTCAAACGTCTGCATGAGTTGCTTGAAACCCTGGCCTTCCACGCCGCCCAGAAGGTTTTCCGCCTTCACCTCAAAATCCTCGAAGCGGATTTCGAATTCCTTCATGCCGCGATAGCCGAGAACTTCAATCTCGCCGCCGCTCATGCCCTGCGCGGGGAATGGATCGGCATTACTGCCGCGCGGCTTTTCGGCGAGAAACATGGAGAGGCCCTTGTAGCCGGGTTCCGCCGGGTTGGTGCGGGCAAGCAGCATCATCAGGTCGGCACGCACCGGATGGGTGATCCACGTCTTGTTGCCCGTCACCTTGTAGACATCGCCGCCGCGCACGGCGCGTGTCTTGAGCGAACCGAGGTCTGAACCTGTGTTGGGTTCGGTGAAGACGGCGGTGGTCAGGATTTCACCGGATGCAATCCGCGGCAGCCAGTGCTGCTTCTGCGCCTCGGTACCGCCGCAGAGAATGAGTTCGGAGGCGATCTCGGCGCGTGTTCCGAGCGAGCCCACGGCGATCCAGCCCCGCGACAGTTCTTCCGAGACCACGCACATGGATTGCTTGGAAAGCGCCAGCCCGCCGTAGACCTCCGGCAAGGTGAGCGCGAAGACGCCAAGCCCTGCCAGTTCGGACATGATCTCCAGCGGCACATAGGCATTGGCGCGGTGCCAACCATGGGCGTGGGGCGCCACCTTGTCGGCGACAAAGCGGTTCATGCTCTGGCGCATGTCCTCCAGCGCCGGATCAAGGCCTGAGGAGCCGAGGATGTCGGAGGCCGCCTTGCCCGCCAGCTCCGCCGAGAGGGCGGCACGGGAATCTGTCCCGTTGCCGTTGCGGAACAGCGGCAGCGCACGAATCGCCGCGAGGGATGACTCCGCCAGCCCAAGTTCATGCGGGCGGATCACTTCCTGCTGGTTGAGGGAGATGCCACCCGCAACCTGATTGAGATATTCCCCGGCAAGGACGCGGGCCAAAAGCCCATCGGCGATGCTGTAGGTGCCTGCGGCCGTGAGCCGTTCCGCATGATCTGCCAGCGCCGCCAGCGTTTCGGTATAGGTGGCGAGCCAGGCGATGCCGTGGGCGAGGTGCTGCTCGCGGTCGAAGCCCTCTGCCGTGCGGTCGCCGGCAAGTTTCACACGCAGATGCGCAATCGCTTGCGGCACAAGTTTCGCCACGCGCCCGTGGGCCTCACGCAACTCCACCGCAATCGTCACAGGCCGTCTCCCTTGTCAGTCCGGGCAGGAAGACTAGGGGCAGCCATGCTGCGCCGCAACATCGCCTTTGGTCGCTCCCGCACAAGATGTGTGCGGCAGGTCTTGCCCCATTTGGGCCGGAATTTTCCGCTCTAGGGCAACGTGCCTCACCGTTACGTCCTGTTAACGGGTTGGAACCTATGGTTAACAAATGATGATGCGCGGCATTTTTCCAGTTGTTTTGATTTCCCTCGGGCTTGCGGGCGCGGCCCTGGCCCAATCCAGCGACGAGCCCAAGAAGCTCGGTGCCTTCAAGGACTGGCAGGCCTTCACCTACAAGGCGCCGGATTCCAAGGTGTGCTTTGCCTTCTCCGAACCGAAGAAGAGCCAATCCACCCGCGAAGCGAAACGCGGTCCCATCCGCTTCATCGTGACCAATTATCCGGGCCGCAAGGTGAAGGGTCAGATCTCCACCATCATCGGCTATCCCTTCAAGGATGGCACGACGGTGAAACTGACCATCGACGACAAGACCTTCACCCTCTTCCCCGTGGGCGACACCGCCTGGGCCGAGAAGGATGATGCCGACATCGTGGCCGCCATGAAGGACGGCACATCACTCAAGGTGGCGGGCATTTCCTGGAAGGGCACTGAAACCACCGACAGCTATTCGCTGGCGGGCATATCTGCTGCGATCGACGAGATCGACAGCGCCTGCAAATAGGTCTGCGATGACGGCGCGGAATATATTGGCGGTGCTCTTGCTGGCGCTCTGGCCCATGGCCATGCCGGCTGCGGCGCAATCCGCCTGTTCGACCGAGGAGCACGAGGGGACGAGCTTCGATGTCTGCCGCTTCGATCCCACCCGGCAGCCGCTCGAACTCTACAACCTCGGCGACGACGGCGAACCCATCGCCACCTTTTCCGGCCTCGCGCAACAATTGGCGGGTGACGGCAAGCGCCTGACCTTCGCCATGAATGCAGGCATGTTCGACGACAAGCTGCGCCCCATCGGCCTTTACGTCGAGCATGGGCAGACGCAGAAGAAGCTCAATCGCCGCAACGGCTACGGCAACTTCCACCTGAAACCGAATGGTGTGTTCCTGCTGGAGAATGGCAAGGCGGCGGTGATGGAGACGGAAGCCTTCGTGAAATCGGGCCGCAAGCCCGAATTCGCCACGCAATCAGGCCCCATGCTGGTCATCAACGGCAGGATCCACCCGAAGTTTTCAGAAAGCGGCACTTCCGCCAAGGTGCGGAACGGCGTCGGCGTCACGGCCTCGGGCGAAGTGGTATTCGCCCTT
The nucleotide sequence above comes from Hyphomicrobiales bacterium. Encoded proteins:
- a CDS encoding acyl-CoA dehydrogenase family protein, producing the protein MTIAVELREAHGRVAKLVPQAIAHLRVKLAGDRTAEGFDREQHLAHGIAWLATYTETLAALADHAERLTAAGTYSIADGLLARVLAGEYLNQVAGGISLNQQEVIRPHELGLAESSLAAIRALPLFRNGNGTDSRAALSAELAGKAASDILGSSGLDPALEDMRQSMNRFVADKVAPHAHGWHRANAYVPLEIMSELAGLGVFALTLPEVYGGLALSKQSMCVVSEELSRGWIAVGSLGTRAEIASELILCGGTEAQKQHWLPRIASGEILTTAVFTEPNTGSDLGSLKTRAVRGGDVYKVTGNKTWITHPVRADLMMLLARTNPAEPGYKGLSMFLAEKPRGSNADPFPAQGMSGGEIEVLGYRGMKEFEIRFEDFEVKAENLLGGVEGQGFKQLMQTFESARIQTAARAVGVAQNALDLGLSYAQDRVQFGKSLIHFPRVADKLALMAAETHGARLLTYRAAAAKDEGRRCDVEAGMAKLLGARVAWANADNALQIHGGNGFALEYPISRVLCDARILNIFEGAAEIQAQVIARRLLDGAN
- a CDS encoding phosphodiester glycosidase family protein; its protein translation is MTARNILAVLLLALWPMAMPAAAQSACSTEEHEGTSFDVCRFDPTRQPLELYNLGDDGEPIATFSGLAQQLAGDGKRLTFAMNAGMFDDKLRPIGLYVEHGQTQKKLNRRNGYGNFHLKPNGVFLLENGKAAVMETEAFVKSGRKPEFATQSGPMLVINGRIHPKFSESGTSAKVRNGVGVTASGEVVFALSENAVTFHQFARFFRDALGTPNALFLDGTISSLYSTDLRRNDGYLPLGPMVGAYEVK